Genomic segment of Desulfobulbaceae bacterium:
AACATCCAGGATAAAGCAGTCAGTGCTCTCATTTCTGCCAAGTCCTTGAGCAAGGAGGCCAATGGCATCTGGAGTGCCAATCTCACCAAGCGCTTGAATAGCAGTGAGTAAGAGTGGCTGGTTATCGGTTCCCATAAACGCGGCAATGCCCGCAACTGCCTCGTGAGAACCTATGGCACCAAGAGATTCGAGTGCCGTCTGCAGTACTGTTACGTCATCTGTGTTTGTAAGAAGATGCAAAAGGGGGTGTGTTGCCTGCTGCAGGCGGATGCTGCCAGCCAACTGGATATAGTAAATCTGCTCAACAGAGGGATTCTTTATCTGCTGCACGACGGTATCTGGACTGTTGAGGGCCTTGGCAAGAATTGTTTCAATCAGAGTCGGGTAGAACTCGATTACTTGAGGGTGTGAGGTTGCAAGGGAAACAAGAAGAATAATGGCCAGGTCATCATCACACTTACACAGTTTATAAAGAATCCGCCTCTGAGATTCCAGGTCAAAATGATCAAAATAGGTAAGGACTATTTTTGCCTTGATAAGGTCTCTACGCTCAATGTTTTGGAGGATCTCCTCTGTGGCGACTTTGCTGTCAACTTTTCTCATCTTCTGGTTGTTCTCTTTGAGTGAAACTTTGTGAAAATGCTACCTGCTTTGAAACTTCTTACATTAGTCATGAAAAATTCCTACGGATACGTTTTCTTTCTCAGTAGAAAAGCCTTTTTTGCAGCTGGCTCCGGAATACCATGAGTTGATGTGCTGAACACAAACCGCACCACGCTCATGTTGCCGCAGCCACTTTCTTCAGCCGCATCAAAGACAACGACCCCGCTGCAGGTAAAGTACAGAACATATTGTGCTATGTAATCCAGCATGGAAAAGATCTCGGGGCTGCCGACCCTAATGTGCCGCGGCAGACAGGGGCGCAGGATCATGGCGAATATCAGGCCTTTTTTTTCAAAGGCCTTGGCAAAACTCTCGCCCAATATCTCCAAACGGCTTGGCAGATCAACTACAACCGGGCCGGCGCCATACAGTTGTTTTCTGTGTTTATTGCCAGCACAATTCGGCCGTGCGCACCCACCGTGCATTGCCGGCAGGCCATTATAGTTACCCCGCATGTCAATTTCGCCCTCGTTTTTATGTCGAAGTCAAGAAAAACAGATAATTGAAATGATGATATGAAGAAAAAGTGAGAAGAGTCAAGAAAGATAATATGGGGTTGTCGATGCTCAGAACATGGTGAGCAACGGTGTGGTTCTGGTCAGTGAAGGGGCAAATCCATTTGACCTTTTTCTCTTGCCTGTATTTAATTTCACATTCAGCGTTTAATTTGATAGTCTGTAATAAGATAGTTTTTGACTGTAACAATTGTTTTCAAGATACCGAAAATATGATGAAGTTTTTTAGAACTTAATCAACTAATGCCCGCCAGTGCCATTTCTACAGGTCTGGTGGACTATATTCTGCCACCGGATAAAATGCCTGCGCAGCTTTTAAAATACACAAGCCATATCCTGAAAAAACAGCTCAGCCGTTTGGATACAGAGACAATAGCCAAGCTTACAGGAGGGCACTATGACCAGTGATACTGGATCAGCCACGGACAAGTTTGCCAAACTGCGAAAGCGGGCGCATGGGTATCTCATGACCGCCCCGCAGGATGCCTTAGCCCTGTCCCAGGAAGATGTGAAGAAACTGGTGGAGGAACTGAACACCTACCAGATCGAACTGGAATTGCAGAATGAGGACCTGAGGAAGACGCAACTTAAGCTTGAACAATCCCGCAACAGGATCACCGACCTGTATGACTTCGCCCCGATCGGCTACCTGACCGTGAGCGATAAGGGACTCATTGTTGAAGCCAACCTCACTGCTGCTGATATGCTGGGCGTTGCCAAAGGAATTCTTTTAAAGCAGCCCATTTCCGCCTTTATCATTGCTGATGACCAGGATATCTATTACCGGTGCCGTAAAAAACTTCTTGAGACCAAAGCCCCCCAGACCTCCGAACTGCGTATGCGCAAGAAAGACGGGACAATTTTTCATGGGCAACTGAAAAGCACTGTTCAAGGTTATATTGACGGGGAATCCGGCCAATTCAGGATTGTGATTACAGATATTACCGAGCGTAAAAAGGCTGAAGATGCGCTCTTAAAGGCCAAGAATGAATGGGAGCAGACTTTTGACTCCATAAGCGACATCATCACCCTGCAGGACCAGGACATGCGGATCTTGCAGGCCAACAAGGCTACCAGCCGGTTTTTCGGAATGGAACATGACACAATAATCGGCCAAAAATGCTACGAGCTTTTCCGAGGAACTTCGGAGCCATGCCCGCATTGTCCTGTAGTGGATACCTTATCAGATAAAGAGTGCCATACTGAAATGATCACCCACGAGCGGCTCAATAAGACCCTTATGGTTACCTCAACTCCGCTGCCGGATGTCAACGGGCATGCGGTAACCTTAGTACACGTTGCCAAGGACATAACAGAACAGGTCAACAACGAAGAGAAGATACGCCAGGCACAAAGAATGCAGGCAGTCGGAACTATGGCGGGGGGGATTGCCCATGAATTCAATAATATGCTCGGTGTTATTATGGGATGCGCTGAGCTGGCACGCGATGATGTGCCGGCAGATAGTTTTGCCAAAGTCCAGCTCGATAAGGTCATTAAAGCATCATACCGGACAAGGGATCTCGTGAAACAGATTCTGGCCTGCAGCAGACAGTCTCAGCACAAATGCACCCCTCTGCTGCTCAAACCGCTCATCAAGGAAACCATCAAACTCATTGAGGCTTCGCTGCCATCCTCAATTGACCTAAACCTTATTATCGCTGATGACAGAAGCAAGGCTCTTGTTGATCCAACTGAAATCCAGCAGATAGTCATGAACCTCTGTGCCAATGCCTCATGGGCCATGAAAGAAAAAGGAATCATTACAGTCAAGCTGGATCAGGTGACCTTACCGGAAGGTGATTTGTCACTGAAAAATATGCTGCCGGCTGGTGAATATGTGAAATTATCCTTTGCCGATAATGGCTGCGGCATGAGTAA
This window contains:
- a CDS encoding PAS domain S-box protein, which encodes MTSDTGSATDKFAKLRKRAHGYLMTAPQDALALSQEDVKKLVEELNTYQIELELQNEDLRKTQLKLEQSRNRITDLYDFAPIGYLTVSDKGLIVEANLTAADMLGVAKGILLKQPISAFIIADDQDIYYRCRKKLLETKAPQTSELRMRKKDGTIFHGQLKSTVQGYIDGESGQFRIVITDITERKKAEDALLKAKNEWEQTFDSISDIITLQDQDMRILQANKATSRFFGMEHDTIIGQKCYELFRGTSEPCPHCPVVDTLSDKECHTEMITHERLNKTLMVTSTPLPDVNGHAVTLVHVAKDITEQVNNEEKIRQAQRMQAVGTMAGGIAHEFNNMLGVIMGCAELARDDVPADSFAKVQLDKVIKASYRTRDLVKQILACSRQSQHKCTPLLLKPLIKETIKLIEASLPSSIDLNLIIADDRSKALVDPTEIQQIVMNLCANASWAMKEKGIITVKLDQVTLPEGDLSLKNMLPAGEYVKLSFADNGCGMSKNIMNQIFDPFYTTKEVGKGTGMGLAIVRGIMENYKGTITVDSQIGEGTTFHLYFPVTEEPSAVLPDSSDKVIGGSERILFVDDEEMYAEMGSEMVGRLGYQVEVKTSSSEALQSFKAAPESYDLVITDQIMPALSGEELVKEIRSIRPEIPIILCTGYSTQMDEKKANALGINGFAYKPISKKDIAKLIRQVLDDK